DNA sequence from the Sediminibacillus dalangtanensis genome:
GAAAAAGGATTAGAGCATTTCGAGGGATTATCCTTGATTCGATATAATACTAAATTAATGTGGATTTCTACAATCTATCAGTTTTAGGAGCAACAAGTAAGAAAGTTTTTATTTGAAGAAATTTCTCGTACTCATAAAATGTACGACAAAAAGAATAATGAAATCACTTTTAAAAATTTCTGTGCCAGAGGTATAAACGAAATAAAGGAAGCGTTTTTAGAATTCAATTACAATTTAGAGACCCTTACTATATGGTCTGATATTGATGAATTAAGATTGTTAGCAAATGTAATTAAACACGGAGATGGGCGATCAGCGTCACAATTGGAACAATTGAACCCAAGTTTTTTTAGAAGCCAAGTAAAATTTATTAGAGCTATATAAAAGCACATTAACAGAAATAGTCTTAAATCTTGATGACTTAGACTTAATAAGATATGGTGATTCTCTAATGAAATTTTGGGACGAACTTCCTGAAAGAATGAATTCAAAATAATAAATCCTGGTGACATACCTTAAACAAAAATGAACTTGTTGACTATCGGTCGCTAAAGTTATACTGAGACACCTTTTCATATTGTGCTAATGGAGCAGTTTAGTTGGATACTAGACAAAGAAACAGTAAGCGGTATCTTGAATTCGAGTCTTACATAAACGGGCAAAATTCTTTTATATCTAGTGACTATGGATGAATACGATTTCAGCTCGGTATGAAATTAGGGATTAGAGGATATTGAGATAATCAAACGAGCCGTATTAACTGGTGGCTCGTTGTAGCATTTAATTTTAACTCGGTAATACTAATTGTGTATTTTGAGTTACTAGTGATCTTAAAGATAACTATCCAATTTTATAAAGAAAGAAAACTCGATAAATACATTTATTGGTTAAATGAGTGTATTCTAAATATACTTGGGAATTTTAAATTACAGAATCATTTGATCTAGTATAAGTAGAAAATTCTTTAGTTGATGTAGAGGAGTTACTTGCAAGAAAGTTTTTCTTGGCTAACTAGTATCAAGGTCAATAGAATTATGACGTGGGATGCTTACAATATAAGGCTAGCAATCATTAACTAACCCTAAGGAGTGGTTTGCAAATGAAAGAGTATGGAGAGCCGTTGTTTACCCATGGAGACTTGAATGATCACTTAAGAAATTCTAAGAAAGAAATAAAAGATAAAATATACGCTAATGAAGAGAACTATATATTGAATGTTGGTGAATCACAGTTTATCGATTACATGGTAAGTCAATACGAGAAAGAACAGTTACAAGTTTATACAAATGATGGAGAAGTTGAAGAAAGAGAAGAAGTAGTACCAGCAGAATATTTTCAAAATCCAGCACTAATCGGTTTAAGAGGAGGTGGAGATGTAAGAGCTAGTGTTTATTACTATAGTATTCCTTATAGTGGCGATTCATATTTATTAAGAATGCGCCCATCAAAATTTTTATTGGTAACATTATATGCAAGAATAGGTAGCAATAAACTAACTACCAAATTAATTAGTTTTGATGGAAATATAGATAGTGTTAATAACGAGATAATGTCATTTAATCAGAGATTAGAAGAATATATACAGAATGTTAATAACGATCTAGCACCATACAATAATAGTTTAAGGAATTATATTGGACAAATCTTTCACCAAAGAAAACAAGAAATATTAGAAAAAAGAGATAAACAAGAAAAACTTATTGTTCCTATAAAAAGAAGTAGTGAAGATTCAGGTTCATATACAGCACCTACTCCAAATTTGAAAAAGAAAATAGAACCTAAACCAATAGTACCTTCAGACAAACAGTATGAAACTTACCCTACGTTAGCCAATGGGGATTATTTAGATATACTGAAAAATATTAATGGTACTGGCAAAGCCTTAGAAAGAAAGCCATCTGTTTACGCAGAAAAAGATGAAGAAACATTGAGAGACCACTTTCTTATGAATTTAGAACCGGTTTTTGAGGGAAGTGCAACAGGAGAAACATTTAACCAAAAAGGAAAAACTGACATTCTTTTAAGACATGATGGTAATAATATCTTCATAAGTGAATGTAAATTTTGGAAAGGTGAAAAATCTCTATTATTAACAATTGACCAATTACTTAGTTATTTGACGTGGAGAGATTCTAAAACTGCAATTATAATGTTTGTAAGAAATAATGATTTTAGCTCCATAGTCAATAAAGCTAAAGAAGCTATGAATAAACATTCCTGTTTTTTAAAAGAAGAAACGCAAAAAGATGAAACATGGTTTAACTACACATTCCATATGGAGGGGGATAAAAACAAAGAAATAAAAGTAGCTTTACTATTGTATCATATGAAGCCGAAATAAGTTGTAACCGTCAAGTTAAATTGAACATTTTTTACTCATTTATTTTGAGCAGTTTTGCTCCCGAAAATGGTAATTCGGTGTTTCAGACGATGGCTGTCGCCATTCAGATTGATCACCTCACAAATAATCGATTAAGGATGTTACTTGGATATCTTGATCAATTAAATGGTAAAGGGTGAAATACCTTTATCATGCAAAATTACTATAAGGCTTTTTACATGATGCCAAAAAAGAAGCTCTAGCCCAATAAGTTAAAGAGGACTAAAAGACAAAGCAAAGTCAATCAACAAAATTTTCAAAAAACACTTTGACATCACCTGTGTAAGCGGTTACTATAGTGGTAGTTCTTTAGATATTAGAAGAGAGTGATCGAACTTGCTTTTACAGGTTGACCGAAGAATTGGCAAGCAGGCGATGTTGTTGGTATTAAATGAACAATTTGAAAACGATCCTGATTTCAATAAGCAAATTGAGCGTCAAAAGTGGCAGTTTTGCACAGGGAAAGTAGGTTCGATGGATTCACACAAGGTCGTTGCAGCTATCGAAACAGCGGCGAAAAGAAACGGTATTATCAAGGCCGATCTTTACAGGGAATTGCACGCCTTGTACCACGCGACCATCGAAGCGCTTCACGGTGTGACCCGCGGGCAAGTCCAGTTGGGTACAATATTACGGACGGTCGGGTTAAGATTCGCGCTTGTGCGGGGAAATCCGTACGACAACGAAGAAGAAGGCGAATGGTTGGCCATTGCGCTTTATGGAACGATTGGTGCTCCTGTCAAGGGATTGGAGCACGAAACCATTGGATTGGGAATCAATCACATATAATGTAGCCCATAGATATTAGCGAATAGGGGGCTGTACCGAAGAAATCAAATTTTCTTTGGTACAGCCCCTTTTTATATCCACTTTATTACGGTAAAGGAAAGGAGCATACAATGATTACATTAGAAGGACATTCATTAACATTAGATGATGTCAAACACGTGTTGTATGATCAAGAAAAAGTGCAGGCTTCAAAGGAGAGCTGGGAATGTGTCAGCAAAAGCCGCCAGGCAGTAGAGAATGTAGTCAACGAAGGAAAAACCGTTTACGGAATCAACACCGGATTTGGAAAGATGAGTGACGTACTAATCGAAAAAGGAGATGTCGAAGAACTGCAATTGAACTTGATTCGCAGCCATGCTTGCGGCATCGGGGAACCGTTTCCCGAAATCGTCAGCCGTGCCATGGTGTTGCTTAGGGCGAATGCGCTTCTGAAGGGGTATTCGGGTGTAAGAAAACAACTGATAGAAAAATTGTTAGCTTTACTGAATGAGAATGTTCATCCCGTTGTTCCCCAACAAGGTTCACTTGGAGCCAGCGGTGACCTTGCTCCCCTTTCACACTTGGCATTGGTCTTAATCGGGGAAGGGGAAGTGTTTTATAAAGGTGAGAGAATGCCGACAATGAAAGCTTTTGGCACTGTCGGACTTACGCCGATTACATTAACCGCGAAAGAAGGCCTGGCTCTGATTAATGGTACGCAAGCCATGACAGCGGTGGGAGTTGTTTCTTATTTGGAAGCGGAAAAACTCGCACTGCAAACCGAAGCGACTGCTTCCATGACGATGGAAGGGTTACGCGGGATCATTGATGCGTTTGACGAAGATATCCATTTCGCAAGAGGGTACCCGGAACAAGTTGACGTGGCAAAACGGATGCGTCGATATCTTGATGGAAGCAATCTTATTACCAGGCAAGGGGAAATCCGGGTTCAGGATGCTTATTCACTACGCTGTATTCCTCAGGTACATGGCGCAACATGGCAAACTCTTAACTATGTAAAGGATAAGCTCGAAATCGAGATTAATGCAGCCACGGACAACCCACTCATTTTTGAAGGCGGCCAGAAAATTATCTCAGGCGGCAATTTTCACGGCCAGCCGATTGCATTGGCCATGGACTTTTTAGGTATTGCAGTTGCCGAACTTGCCAACATCTCGGAACGCCGTATTGAACGGCTAGTCAATCCTCAGTTAAATGATTTGCCGGCGTTTTTAAGTGCCAAGCCGGGGCTGGAATCTGGAGCAATGATCATGCAATACAGTGCGGCTTCCCTCGTGTCTGAAAACAAAATACTTGCACATCCAGCCAGCGTCGACTCGATTCCGTCATCAGCTAACCAGGAAGACCACGTCAGCATGGGAACGATCGCGGCCAGACACGCTATGCAAATCATTGCTAATACAAGAAGAGTTGTTGCAATCGAAATGATCTGTGCATTACAGGCTTCAGAGTTTTGTGGTGTCCAACACATGGCTCCACGAACACAGAGGATACACAGGAAAGGGCGTGAGGTTGTGCAATCCATAACAAAAGACCGTGCCTTTTCAAAAGATATTGAGTCTGTTGCACGATGGATGAAACAAGGAAATTGGGATTCAATTTTGCACCCAGTAAGTAAAGAAAAACAATTCATATAAAGGGAGAGAATGATCATGGCAGAGGTAAAAACAAACATTCGTGCACCAAGGGGAACCACATTAAATACGAAGGGGTGGATTCAGGAGGCCGCTTATCGAATGCTGATGAACAATCTTGATCCGGAAGTGGCTGAAAAGCCTGAAGAACTTGTGGTATATGGCGGAATCGGAAAAGCGGCCCGCAACTGGGAAAGCTATCATAAAATTGTCGAAACGTTAAGGACGCTTGAAAATGATGAAACGATGCTTGTCCAATCCGGAAAACCAGTTGCCGTATTCAAATCACATACCGATGCGCCGCGTGTACTGCTCGCCAATTCAAATATTGTTCCAGCGTGGGCAAACTGGGAAACGTTCCGGGACCTTGAAAAAAAAGGCTTAATGATGTACGGCCAAATGACAGCCGGAAGCTGGATTTATATCGGCTCACAAGGTATTTTACAAGGAACATATGAAACGTTTGCGGAAGCAGCACGCCAGCATTTTAACGGCTCACTTAAAGGGACGCTAACGGTTACTGCAGGTCTCGGTGGTATGGGTGGAGCTCAGCCTCTTTCTGTCACGATGAATGAAGGGGTGGTCATTGCCATTGAATGTGATAAAAAGCGGATTCAGCGCCGGATTGATACGAAATATTGTGACTTGATGGTAGAGTCTTTGAGTGAAGCGCTCACGATG
Encoded proteins:
- the hutP gene encoding hut operon transcriptional regulator HutP, with product MLLQVDRRIGKQAMLLVLNEQFENDPDFNKQIERQKWQFCTGKVGSMDSHKVVAAIETAAKRNGIIKADLYRELHALYHATIEALHGVTRGQVQLGTILRTVGLRFALVRGNPYDNEEEGEWLAIALYGTIGAPVKGLEHETIGLGINHI
- the hutH gene encoding histidine ammonia-lyase; the protein is MITLEGHSLTLDDVKHVLYDQEKVQASKESWECVSKSRQAVENVVNEGKTVYGINTGFGKMSDVLIEKGDVEELQLNLIRSHACGIGEPFPEIVSRAMVLLRANALLKGYSGVRKQLIEKLLALLNENVHPVVPQQGSLGASGDLAPLSHLALVLIGEGEVFYKGERMPTMKAFGTVGLTPITLTAKEGLALINGTQAMTAVGVVSYLEAEKLALQTEATASMTMEGLRGIIDAFDEDIHFARGYPEQVDVAKRMRRYLDGSNLITRQGEIRVQDAYSLRCIPQVHGATWQTLNYVKDKLEIEINAATDNPLIFEGGQKIISGGNFHGQPIALAMDFLGIAVAELANISERRIERLVNPQLNDLPAFLSAKPGLESGAMIMQYSAASLVSENKILAHPASVDSIPSSANQEDHVSMGTIAARHAMQIIANTRRVVAIEMICALQASEFCGVQHMAPRTQRIHRKGREVVQSITKDRAFSKDIESVARWMKQGNWDSILHPVSKEKQFI